In Parabacteroides sp. FAFU027, the following proteins share a genomic window:
- a CDS encoding glycoside hydrolase family 76 protein, which translates to MNRKALLRGLCLILLIGISPGIIHSENRNLQRAKETMERIYRFYDVGNSPLLRENYPFVADYKAGYLAGEDKTPQKKAAYLWPFSGTFSALNALMKASEKEYLPVCKERYLPGLKMYYDSKRTPACYQSYLAEAGFSDRFYDDNVWLGIDFAELYHSTHDKIYLKQAQVIWRFIESGTDDKLGGGVYWCEQKKQSKNTCSNAPGAVLALKLYRITHNKKYFTEGKSLYEWTKSNLQDPTDQLYFDNKSLDGKIGKAKFAYNSGQMLQAAVLLYKITKDKSYLEEAKSVAKASINYFAEPFQGKDGKEHRLFIDRNAWFVAVMLRGFVELYSVDRNPEYLNVYQDNLDYAWDNARDADGLFYGDWSLKRTEKEKWLLTQAAMVEMYGSLAGIKL; encoded by the coding sequence GATTATTCATTCCGAAAACCGCAACCTGCAACGGGCAAAAGAGACGATGGAACGAATCTACAGATTCTATGACGTAGGGAATAGCCCGTTGCTTCGCGAGAACTATCCGTTTGTCGCGGATTATAAGGCCGGTTATCTGGCCGGGGAAGACAAGACACCGCAAAAGAAGGCTGCATACCTGTGGCCTTTCTCCGGAACCTTTTCAGCGCTTAATGCTCTGATGAAAGCCAGTGAAAAGGAATATCTGCCGGTGTGTAAAGAACGCTATCTTCCCGGTCTGAAGATGTATTATGATTCAAAACGTACTCCCGCCTGTTATCAGTCTTATCTCGCTGAGGCTGGATTTTCGGATCGTTTCTATGATGATAATGTGTGGCTGGGTATTGATTTTGCGGAGTTGTATCATTCTACTCACGATAAGATTTATTTGAAACAAGCGCAGGTGATCTGGCGTTTTATTGAAAGTGGAACTGATGATAAGCTGGGTGGAGGCGTTTATTGGTGCGAGCAAAAAAAACAATCCAAAAACACCTGTTCCAATGCACCCGGTGCGGTGCTGGCATTAAAACTTTACCGGATTACGCATAATAAAAAGTATTTCACGGAAGGTAAATCGCTGTATGAATGGACGAAAAGCAATCTACAGGATCCGACCGACCAGCTTTACTTTGACAATAAATCATTGGATGGGAAAATCGGAAAGGCCAAGTTTGCCTACAATAGCGGGCAAATGTTGCAGGCAGCCGTTTTGCTGTACAAGATCACCAAAGATAAAAGCTATCTCGAAGAGGCAAAGTCGGTTGCGAAAGCTTCCATCAACTATTTTGCCGAACCGTTTCAGGGAAAAGACGGGAAAGAACATCGTCTTTTCATTGACCGGAATGCCTGGTTTGTCGCGGTTATGTTGCGTGGCTTTGTCGAATTGTACAGCGTAGATCGTAATCCGGAATACCTGAATGTGTATCAGGATAACCTGGACTATGCCTGGGATAATGCACGCGACGCGGACGGACTTTTTTACGGCGACTGGAGTCTGAAGCGAACTGAAAAAGAAAAGTGGCTGCTTACACAGGCTGCCATGGTGGAGATGTATGGC